A stretch of Papaver somniferum cultivar HN1 unplaced genomic scaffold, ASM357369v1 unplaced-scaffold_148, whole genome shotgun sequence DNA encodes these proteins:
- the LOC113335483 gene encoding auxin-induced protein 22D-like, which yields METAVKYENELVNLEATELRLGLPGIDQPDEKLKLSSRTNNKRTVAERDEDEEECGSKSNCSDVSDARDSDRLVAPPAKQQVVGWPPVRSYRKNYLQPKKNIEGENSGIYVKVSMDGAPYLRKIDLKVYEGYQELLKALENMFKFNMGHYFESQGYNGSEFVPTYEDKDGDWMLVGDVPWEMFISSCKKLRIMRGSEARGLGSRA from the exons ATGGAAACCGCGGTGAAATATGAGAATGAACTCGTTAACCTTGAGGCCACAGAGCTAAGATTAGGCTTACCTGGAATTGATCAGCCTGATGAGAAACTAAAGTTGTCTTCCAGAACCAACAACAAAAGAACTGTGGCCGAGAGagacgaagacgaagaagaatgtGGATCCAAAAGCAACTGTTCAGATGTTTCTGATGCTAGAGATAGCGACCGGTTAGTCGCGCCACCTGCCAA GCAACAGGTAGTTGGATGGCCACCAGTTAGATCTTACAGGAAAAACTATCTGCAACCGAAGAAGAACATCGAAGGAGAGAATTCAGGAATTTATGTGAAAGTTAGTATGGATGGAGCTCCTTACCTTAGAAAGATTGATCTTAAAGTTTATGAGGGATATCAAGAACTTCTCAAGGCATTGGAGAATATGTTCAAATTCAATATGGGTCATTATTTTGAGAGTCAAGGTTACAATGGTTCAGAATTTGTACCTACTTATGAAGACAAAGATGGTGACTGGATGCTGGTTGGAGATGTCCCATGGGA AATGTTCATCTCATCGTGCAAAAAGTTGAGAATCATGAGAGGATCAGAAGCTAGAGGTTTGGGTTCACGTGCGTAG